CAGTTTCGCCACGCCGATCAGTGATGCGCTGGCAGGCTCAGGGTATCTACTGACCGGGGATGCCGGCGTGGTGCAATTGGATGTGCGGGTGTTTTACAAAGTGACTGATCCCTATGCCTTCGTGCTGCAAGGTGAACATGTGTTGCCGGCACTGGATCGACTTGTCACGCGAAGCACCGTGGCGCTGACGGCGGCACGGGATCTGGACACCATTCTGGTGGCGCGACCGGAACTGATTGGTGCGGACAATCAGGCGGCGGAAAGGCGTGAACGTCTTCGCGGTGATCTGGTGCGGGGCATCAATCAACGTCTCGCCGAACTGGCCGCAACGGGGCAGGGACTGGGCATCGAAGTGGCGCGGGTGGATGTGCAGTCGAGTTTGCCCAGCCCGGCGGTGAATGCCTTCAACGCGGTGCTGACAGCCAGTCAGCAAGCCGATAAAGCCGTGGCCAACGCGCGCACGGAGGCTGAGAAATTGACCCAGTCTGCCAACGAGCAAGCGGATCGAACGCTGCAAGTCGCCCATGCCCAGGCCAGTGAACGATTGGCCAAAGCTTCCGCCGATACCGCCACGGTGTTGAGTCTGGCGAAGGCGCAACAACAGGGGACCGACCCGCAGATGCTGCTGCGAATCTACCGCGAACGGATGCCGAAAATTCTCGGACAGGCCGGTTCGGTAACCACTGTCGATCCCAAAGACGATTCCCGCCTGATCATTCAGGGAGCTGCACAATGACCGCGCAAACCGCCGCTGCACCGAGCCTGTTGTCCTCGGCTGAACAACGCAGCGCCGCCCGCCAATTGACCCTGGCCATGCTCGCACTCGGCTTGCTCGCACTCGGTCTTGTCTGGCGCTGGCTGGCGCCTGAGCAGTACGGCGTCAGCCAGTTGCTGTTGGGTTTTGCTTCTGTGCTGGTGGCCGTGCCGGTGATGCGTTCGGCCTGGTACAGCCTGCGTTATCCCAGCCTGCATGGCATCACCGATCAGTTGATCGCCCTGGCCATGCTCGGTGCCTGGGCAACCGGTGACCTGCTGACGGCGGCCTTGCTGCCGATCATCATGATCTTCGGCCACGTACTGGAAGAGCGCAGTGTCATCGGTTCACAGGAAGCCATTCACGCCCTCGGCAAACTGACGCGCAGCCACGCACGTTTGATTCAAGCCGATGGCTCCATCGTCGAAGTCGATAACGGCAAGCTCAAGGCCGGGGATCAGGTGGAGGTGCGGGCCGGGGATCGGGTGCCGGCCGATGGTCTGGTGTTGTCCGGCCAGGCGAGTCTCGACACCGCTTCCATCACCGGTGAATCGGTGCCCATCGAAGCAGGCGCCGGGATGCAGGTGTTCGGTGGTGCGATCAATCTCGATGGCCTACTGCACATCGAAGTGACCCGCACCGGGCGCGAATCAACCCTCGGCAAGGTCATTGCACTGATGCAAAACGCCGAGCGTTCCAAGCCGCCGATCACCCGGTTACTGGAGCGTTATGCCGGCAGCTACATGGTGCTGGTGTTGCTGTTGGCCGCGGTGACCTGGTTCATCACCAACAACGCCCAGGCGATGCTTGCGGTGTTGGTGGCAGCCTGTCCGTGTGCATTGGTGTTGTCGGCGCCGGCAACGGCGATTGCCGGCGTGGCGGTCGCCGCGCGCCACGGGATCCTGATCCGCAGCTCTGCGTTCCTGGAGGAACTGGCCGATCTCACTTCGCTGGTGGTCGACAAGACCGGGACCCTGACCTACGGCACCTTGCGCCTGCAAACCGTCGACAGTCCTTTGGACGATCATTCGCCAGTCCTCAGGCTTGCCGCCAGCCTCGGTTCGGCCAGCAGTCATCCGGTCAGTCGAGCGCTAGCCGGCCTGGTGACCCAAGACCACTTCCTGTTGATGAGCGATGTTCGTGAGCATCAGGGCCTGGGTGTGGTGGCCATGACCGAACAGGGCGAGGCGGCACTCGGACGACCTGAGTTGTTCGCCCAATTGCAGATTCCGACCTCGGCAGTTCCCGAGCACGATGGCCCGATTGCAGGGCTGGCGCTCAACGGTGAATTCCTCGCCTGGCTGCTGTTGGCCGATAGCGTCAAACCCGAAGCGAAATTCGCCCTCAATGAACTGCGCGACCTTGGCCTGGGTCGGCAATTGCTGCTCACCGGTGACCGCAAGAGCGTTGCGCACGCGCTCGCCCGTGATATCGGCATCAGCGATGTCGAGGCGCAGGCCCTGCCTGAAGACAAGCTCAATCGCGTGCTGAAAGAAATTGGTAACGGTTTCCGGCCTATGGTGGTGGGGGATGGCATCAACGATTCACTGGCCCTGAAGGCGGGTGTGGTGGGCGTGGCGATGGGCGCGGGTGGCGCGGACATTGCTCTGGCGTCGGCAGATGTGGTGCTGATCGGCAGCGATTTGCGCCGGCTTGGAACCTGCGTGCGCTTGAGTCGTCAGTGCCGCCGCACATTGCAGGTCAACGTGATCATCGGTCTGGGCTGGACCCTGGCGATTGTTGCCTTCGCTGCGTTTGGCTGGCTGGGCGCAGCGGGGGCGATGATCGCTGCCGTGTTGCACAACCTCAGCACCTTGCTGGTGCTGGGTAACGCCGGTCGCCTGCTGCGCTTTCAGGAGCCGCTGCTCAAACTGTAGGAGCGAGCATGCTCGCGATGGTCGTTAACGATGACGCGTGTGTTCTGGGTGAACGCGGCGCTCTTTAGTCCATCGCGAGCAGGCTCGCTCCTACAGGTTGGGTGGGTGAAGGTTTATAGAACTGTGGGGTGAATTCGCAGTCACTAGGGATATAGCAGTCATTTCCGTGGATTTTTTGCTTTTTTTGGATCATAGGAAACGGCTATAAAATCGATAGCCAGCTATTTTTCAATGATGGTCTAACCTCTCAGGCAGACGTCTGAAACAAGGGGGATTATCCATGCTCGCGCAACTTCCACCGGCCTTACAGAATCTGCAGTTACCGCTACGCCTGCGACTCTGGGACGGCCATGAATTCAATCTGGGGCCGACGCCCAGCGTCACGATTGTGGTCAAGGACCCGCAAATGGTCACCCAGTTCACGCATCCCAGCCTCGATGCGCTAGGCGCGGCGTTCGTCGAAGGCAAGCTGGAACTCGAAGGTTCCATCAGTGATGTGATCCGCGTCTGTGATGAGTGGAGTCAGGCACTGTTGGAAGAAGACGAGGGTGGAGAGACCATCCGCACTGCCCACGACAAGGAAACCGACGCCAAGGCGATTTCCTATCACTACGACCTTTCCAACGATTTTTATCAGCTGTGGCTCGACAGCGACATGGCCTATTCCTGCGCCTATTTCGAGACCGGCAGTGAAACCCTGGAGCAGGCCCAGCAAGCCAAGTTCCGCCATCTGTGTCGCAAATTGCGCCTGCAACCTGGGGAGTATTTGCTGGATGTCGGCTGTGGCTGGGGTGGGCTGTCGAGGTATGCGGCGCGTGAATTTGGTGCCCGGGTTTTCGGTATCACCCTCAGTAAGGAACAACTGGCGCTGGCGCGGCAGCGGGTGAAAGAAGAAGGCCTGGAGGACTTGGTCGAACTGCAACTGCTCGACTACCGCGACCTGCCGCAGGACGGTCGTTTCGACAAGGTGGTGAGTGTCGGCATGTTCGAACACGTCGGCCACGCGAACCTGGCGCAGTACTGCAAAACCTTGTTCGGTGCGGTGAAAGAGGGCGGCCTGGTGATGAACCACGGGATTACCGCCAAGCATACGGATGGCCGGCCAGTGGGACGCGGCGCCGGGGACTTCATCGAGAAGTACGTGTTCCCCAACGGCGAGTTGCCGCACCTGTCGATGATTTCCGCCGAGATCAGCGAAGCGGGGCTTGAGATTGTCGACGTTGAAAGCCTGCGCCTGCATTACGCCCGCACGCTGGATCACTGGAGCGAACGCCTGGAGGACAATCTTGAGGCGGCCGCGAAACTGGTGCCGGAACAAGCGCTGCGGATCTGGCGGTTGTATCTGGCAGGGTGCGCCTACGCGTTCGCCAGGGGCTGGATCAACCTGCACCAGATCCTGGCGGTCAAGGCACACGCCGATGGCAGTCATGAACTGCCATGGACGCGGGACGACATCTACAACCCCTAGAATCCCGTTAGAGAATCGGTGAGATAAGCCGGGCGATCCGCATGCCGACCTGTTGCAGTCGGTGGGTCTCCCGGCTTTCTTCCTTGGCGATCTCGTGGGCCTGGGCAAAGTCATCGTTGAGCATCTGTTCCACCTTGGCGGCGAACGCGCTGTCGACGGTCAGCAACATCACTTCGAAGTTCAGGCGGAACGAACGGTTGTCCATGTTGGCACTGCCGATCGCGCTGATCTCATTGTCGATCAACACCACTTTCTGATGCAGGAACCCGGGTTCGTAGCGGAATACCCGCACCCCGGCGCGCACGGCTTCGAAGGCAAAGAGGCTGGAGGCGGCGTAAACGATTCGGTGATCGGGACGGGAGGGCAGCAGGATCCGCACATCGACGCCGCGCAAGACGGCCAGGCGCAGGGCAGCGAACACCGCTTCGTCGGGGATGAAATACGGGCTGGTGATCCACACCCGTTCGGTGGCGGCATGGATTGATTCGACGAAGAACAGCGAGCAGGTCTCATAGGGGTCTGCCGGTCCGCTGGCGAGTAATTGGCATAGCACACCGTCGTCCGGGTACACCTCCGGCAGGATCAGCGGAGGCAGGGCGCGCGCCGCCCAGAACCAGTCCTCGGCGAACGACTCCTGCATGCTGGCCACCACCGGGCCGCGGACCTGCACGTGGGTATCGCGCCAGGGTGCCAGGGGCGGTTTCTCGCCCATGTACTCGTCGCCAACGTTGTGCCCGCCAACGAAGCCGAGAATGCCGTCGACGACGACTATCTTGCGGTGATTGCGGAAGTTGACCTGGAAGCGATTGAGCCAGCCGCTGCGCGTTGCGAAGGCTTTGACCTCGACACCACCCTCACGCAACGCCTGGACGTAACTGTGGGGCAGGGAGTGGCTGCCGATGCGGTCGTAGAGCAGGTGAATCGCCACGCCTTGGGCGGCTTTCTCCAGCAGCAGTTTTTGCAGGCGCTGGCCGAGGCGATCGTCGTGAATGATGAAGAACTGAATCAGCACCGCTTCCCTGGCCTGGCTGATGGCATTGAAAATCGCATCGAACGTGGCCCGGCCATTGATCAACAGCCGTACTTCGTTGTTGGCCAGGCAAGGCATGCGCCCGAGCTTCGGCATGGCCCGCAGGGATGCATAAGCGTTGGAGGCGCGGGCGGTGAGTGCTTCCTCCACCCAGGGCCGCCAGTTGAGCTCGGAGACGGCTTTGCGCATCTCTTCGTTGGCCTGGCGGCGGGCCTTGATGTAGCCGTCGAAGGTGCTGCGGCCGAAGACCAGGTAGGGGATGAGTGTCAGGTAGGGCATGAAGACCAGTGACAGGGCCCATGCGATCGCGCCCTGGGCGGTTCGTACGGTCAGTACGGCATGGATCGCTGCAATCGTGCCTAGCGAGTGCAGCAATGCGATGGTGTAGCCGAAAATATGGGGTCCAAAATAATCCATGGGGGCAGCCTTGCTCCTGAAGATTCAATGCGTAACAGACCATGTTCCGGGCAGAATGTCGCTATTTAATTGGCCCATGAACCGAAGCCCGTGGCTGGCGTCTAACGGCCACTACTGATCAGGAGTTACACGATGAACGTTCGTCTGCTGGGTTTGGCCATCTCGCTGGGTTTGGCACTTCCTGTGGCTGCGCAAGCGCAGATGCTTCAGCCGGGTTTGTGGGAATTGACCACCAGCAACATGAAGGTCGATGACCAGAACATGCCGGATCTGCAATTGATCCTGGGTCAGCTGCAAAGCCAGATGACGCCCGAGCAGCGCGCGCAGCTGGAAAAGCAGGGCATCACCATGGGTGGCAAAGGCATTCGCGCGTGCCTGACGCCGGAGCAGGTCAAGTCGGACGATATCCCGCTGACGGATCCGCAATCGGGCTGCAAACAGCAAATCACTGATCGCACGGGCAACCAGTGGAAATTCCGTTTCAGCTGCCCGAAAGCGCAGGGCGCGGGCGTCGCCACGTTCCTCAGCGATCGTGAGTTCACCACCAAGGTCAGCGGTACGTTCAATGCAACCGGCATTCAGCAGAAGGGCAGTCTGGATACCCGGGCTGTGTGGCTGGGGCAGGATTGCGGGACCGTCAAGCCAAGAGCTTAAAAGCATCGCGGGCAAGCCTCGCTTATTTGTAGGAGCAAGGCTTGCCCGCGATGGCGTCAGTAAGGTCGATATCAAACCTGAGGCTGCCCCAACCACTCACACACCGCCTCAACCTCCATCCTGCCCAAATCCTCCCCGCTGCGACTGCGCACACTGACAAACCCGCCTGCCTTTTCCTTCTCTCCGACCACCACCAGATACGGCACCGTCTGACTGTGCTGGCGAATCTTGTGATGGATTTTCTCGCTCCGCAGGTCCGCGAGGGCACGCACACCACTGCGGCGCAGGCGCTCGGTGACTCTATGGGCGTAGTGGGCCTGACGGTCGTCCATGCTGACGACCATCACCTGCGGCGGCAGACGCCATTGCTGCAGCTCCTCGTGGCTGGACCAGCACGTGCCGTAGATGCGTTGCTGCAAAGTGCCGCTGATGTGATCGAGGGCGAATGCCTGCAAGACCCTGGTGGTGGGGACGTGTGGGCCCGTCGTCAGATAGTCGGTGTCCCCGAGACGGTACAACGAGGGATGTTCGGAATAGGGGAAGGGCGTGGAGCGTCGGCGAATGGAGTGGTTCGAGGCTGCCAGCGATTGCATGCGTGATTCGATCTGAAGCAGATCGGTCGCCGTCAGAGGACGCTCGACCGAGAATTCGCAATAGAACCCGTCACCCAACTCGGAGCCCATTCGCCACTGCGCATGGGCATGCAATTGCTTGACCGCCATCGCCAGCATCAGTGCGCAGGAACGGCGCAGAATCTCCAGCCCATCGGGTTCCTGCGGTGTCACCAGGCTCACCCGGGCGTTTGCGCGGATCA
This genomic interval from Pseudomonas putida contains the following:
- the hflK gene encoding protease modulator HflK; amino-acid sequence: MSWVPRGTHELSSPWIQAGRLAFFALYAVTALAALAWAFSNVRQIDPQDRAVVLHFGALDRIQNAGLLLAWPRPFEQVILLPAAERVIERRVENLLRSDAALQADRVVSFATPISDALAGSGYLLTGDAGVVQLDVRVFYKVTDPYAFVLQGEHVLPALDRLVTRSTVALTAARDLDTILVARPELIGADNQAAERRERLRGDLVRGINQRLAELAATGQGLGIEVARVDVQSSLPSPAVNAFNAVLTASQQADKAVANARTEAEKLTQSANEQADRTLQVAHAQASERLAKASADTATVLSLAKAQQQGTDPQMLLRIYRERMPKILGQAGSVTTVDPKDDSRLIIQGAAQ
- a CDS encoding cation-translocating P-type ATPase translates to MTAQTAAAPSLLSSAEQRSAARQLTLAMLALGLLALGLVWRWLAPEQYGVSQLLLGFASVLVAVPVMRSAWYSLRYPSLHGITDQLIALAMLGAWATGDLLTAALLPIIMIFGHVLEERSVIGSQEAIHALGKLTRSHARLIQADGSIVEVDNGKLKAGDQVEVRAGDRVPADGLVLSGQASLDTASITGESVPIEAGAGMQVFGGAINLDGLLHIEVTRTGRESTLGKVIALMQNAERSKPPITRLLERYAGSYMVLVLLLAAVTWFITNNAQAMLAVLVAACPCALVLSAPATAIAGVAVAARHGILIRSSAFLEELADLTSLVVDKTGTLTYGTLRLQTVDSPLDDHSPVLRLAASLGSASSHPVSRALAGLVTQDHFLLMSDVREHQGLGVVAMTEQGEAALGRPELFAQLQIPTSAVPEHDGPIAGLALNGEFLAWLLLADSVKPEAKFALNELRDLGLGRQLLLTGDRKSVAHALARDIGISDVEAQALPEDKLNRVLKEIGNGFRPMVVGDGINDSLALKAGVVGVAMGAGGADIALASADVVLIGSDLRRLGTCVRLSRQCRRTLQVNVIIGLGWTLAIVAFAAFGWLGAAGAMIAAVLHNLSTLLVLGNAGRLLRFQEPLLKL
- the cfaB gene encoding C17 cyclopropane fatty acid synthase CfaB; this encodes MLAQLPPALQNLQLPLRLRLWDGHEFNLGPTPSVTIVVKDPQMVTQFTHPSLDALGAAFVEGKLELEGSISDVIRVCDEWSQALLEEDEGGETIRTAHDKETDAKAISYHYDLSNDFYQLWLDSDMAYSCAYFETGSETLEQAQQAKFRHLCRKLRLQPGEYLLDVGCGWGGLSRYAAREFGARVFGITLSKEQLALARQRVKEEGLEDLVELQLLDYRDLPQDGRFDKVVSVGMFEHVGHANLAQYCKTLFGAVKEGGLVMNHGITAKHTDGRPVGRGAGDFIEKYVFPNGELPHLSMISAEISEAGLEIVDVESLRLHYARTLDHWSERLEDNLEAAAKLVPEQALRIWRLYLAGCAYAFARGWINLHQILAVKAHADGSHELPWTRDDIYNP
- the cls gene encoding cardiolipin synthase — its product is MDYFGPHIFGYTIALLHSLGTIAAIHAVLTVRTAQGAIAWALSLVFMPYLTLIPYLVFGRSTFDGYIKARRQANEEMRKAVSELNWRPWVEEALTARASNAYASLRAMPKLGRMPCLANNEVRLLINGRATFDAIFNAISQAREAVLIQFFIIHDDRLGQRLQKLLLEKAAQGVAIHLLYDRIGSHSLPHSYVQALREGGVEVKAFATRSGWLNRFQVNFRNHRKIVVVDGILGFVGGHNVGDEYMGEKPPLAPWRDTHVQVRGPVVASMQESFAEDWFWAARALPPLILPEVYPDDGVLCQLLASGPADPYETCSLFFVESIHAATERVWITSPYFIPDEAVFAALRLAVLRGVDVRILLPSRPDHRIVYAASSLFAFEAVRAGVRVFRYEPGFLHQKVVLIDNEISAIGSANMDNRSFRLNFEVMLLTVDSAFAAKVEQMLNDDFAQAHEIAKEESRETHRLQQVGMRIARLISPIL
- a CDS encoding DUF3617 domain-containing protein; this translates as MNVRLLGLAISLGLALPVAAQAQMLQPGLWELTTSNMKVDDQNMPDLQLILGQLQSQMTPEQRAQLEKQGITMGGKGIRACLTPEQVKSDDIPLTDPQSGCKQQITDRTGNQWKFRFSCPKAQGAGVATFLSDREFTTKVSGTFNATGIQQKGSLDTRAVWLGQDCGTVKPRA
- a CDS encoding His/Gly/Thr/Pro-type tRNA ligase C-terminal domain-containing protein, whose amino-acid sequence is MIQITLPDGSLREYDQPLTVHEVAASIGPGLANAAVAGRVDGVLVDCEFLIRANARVSLVTPQEPDGLEILRRSCALMLAMAVKQLHAHAQWRMGSELGDGFYCEFSVERPLTATDLLQIESRMQSLAASNHSIRRRSTPFPYSEHPSLYRLGDTDYLTTGPHVPTTRVLQAFALDHISGTLQQRIYGTCWSSHEELQQWRLPPQVMVVSMDDRQAHYAHRVTERLRRSGVRALADLRSEKIHHKIRQHSQTVPYLVVVGEKEKAGGFVSVRSRSGEDLGRMEVEAVCEWLGQPQV